The Vigna angularis cultivar LongXiaoDou No.4 chromosome 6, ASM1680809v1, whole genome shotgun sequence genome contains the following window.
GCAGGGCTCTTCTTCTGTACTGTGTGCTCagagggatgagcattaacattggatAGGTTATAGCcaatgagatacaggtgtgtgccaATACTATGAACAACAAGGCACCATTACGACATCCTTCCCTGATCACACACCTTTGTGAGATAGCTGGAGTGAATATTTCTACACCGCTAGTGGAGAGGCCAAGGAAGGCAATTGTTGAGGCCTATTATAGACAGTATTGTGGCGGAGATGAAGCAGCTCAGACCGTACCACCACGTCAGTCTTCTAGAAGGACAGGACCATCACAAGCACATGCACTGCCTCATGATGCAAAGCCTTTTcatatgagggacatgtatatgtctttGATGGAGGACAGGTTACAGTCTAtccatagagggcaggtggccacagcagagatgatcattgggatgtatgatacacccccaggacatcggtggaccatggatgagttcaacaatgtggtggcatggccagaggagcaagcTTAGGCTAGTGGAGCTAGAGCAGCTAAAGCTCCACCTATGGATGACGATGATGAGGATAATGATGATGactttgaagatgctgaagaagaagaaggagaggaggaagattcggATGATAGCATGCGTTGATGAGGAGtagagatagcatctactgatggatgctatcacctctagagcaggattttttcttatcttttgttttgtattgttgaacttatttgcttctgttctTAGAGTAGGTTGTGAGGTACTCAgtgtgaaactttatctgttatgatggtttgcttgtgatttatgcatgatgagtattgcttgatgatgcttggatattgattgatgttgagattgtgcattatatgctgatatacaggtggttgttcacaagctatgtgaatagatgcatgatgttgtgattgtgattatgatgctaagcatgATGTGTATCTGGAATAGatggaatgttgaatgagcttatgtgtgaggttttgaactccagagtttttgttaTTGAGTGCTATTACCTTGAAAGCAtaaatgactttgcccaggtttctatgattgaatcacttgtttgcatgtgtcatatgatcaaagccatttgttggtaaccctttttagccaaatgcatgattttagcccaataaaagagaacaCAATGtgttttatcctttgaaacTTTAGCCTTGAATATGAtgtgaaaaccctttttgaaaatatttaccttgagttgagttgagaatatcttgtggtattgataaaggttcaagtttggggttgttgggaagtgtaaaaaggcaaaataaaaacaaaggcATTGAGCCAAGTGTTAAGCacgtgaaaagcaaaagaaaaagaaaagctcaatgcaagggaaagttgggaagagTGAGAATGGTTGTGAATGaatctcttaactcaaggaatttttgatccagaaaaaccaattttcttcttagcccagccacattataagccatagaaaagtccttgtgatgatgcttgcttgtgagtgtgtttaattgtggttaaatgaaaggcaaagttgattcatgtgacattgtgatagtggagtgaatgagtgacctctatatacacttgtgtgattgagtgaaacactttatctagtgaggaataattacatgagcacatgattacatctatgcttagttaattgatcattcatgagaatagcatttATTGGAtactatgtgattatgtgaacaccacaATGAGCTTGATTGAAtcaaagcatgtgtgcatcttgactgaattaTTTTTGAtaagctgatttgagtaattacttgtcttgaaagaaagagtttttgaatatGTTGAActattgtattgattggtggaagactgagttacatcttgttttcttgagaacaagcaaagttctaagtttggggttgtgataacggttgaaaaaccgttatttttatacttaattttgatattaaaaacaacctttatgacttagaaactagcttggactcaagtttttgcttaagttttggaaataagagagttggatggattttatgcttggttttccttgttttggcaggaattaagatgaattagatgaaagaagttgaagtagtaaggagctggactcaggaaaggaagtaaaagtgcacaaaagaagagtcgTAGTCACCGTTAAGCGtaacttttaccgctgagcggcattctgaagcatcgcagtcaccgctgagggttAAAAGTGCCACTGAGCGTCATTCTgaagaaccgcacttaccgttgagcgcaattctgccgctgagcgccatttaattgggcttgggcctatttttctgtaatttttagtaaactatataaggttttagtcaacctagggttgatatctttgaacagaaagaggcgaaatcacactttcttcaccccttggaggcggattttggatgcgaaagatcctttcttcaaattctagggttctatctttcattctttgcattattttcatctagtttcaccatgtttatggtgaactaaacctccattgttgttggggaaccaatgtaatcctttgaaactctcatatattgaattggttctatattttatatgctttacttcattaattgttagggtttttcttctacgctctatgcatgctgtgtttaactcattcaattgcatgatcattgatgttatctatatggacacatataggtaaatctagaactggggaaattctcccagaagcaatattacctagacatagggataggaggatcgattgcctttaagcttctgtgcgaatgtaatacatgaataattgctagggagacaagacattgtaaactagtgattaggagtaggctttcttcaccgagacatcgggtttaaggtaaaatagaaagtggcattaacattaatgaagaaagatgaattcatgaatacatgagagtggataggataagtcggaaaccccaacaacataatcattcatattttacatcaatctctttttcttctttcaatccaattgatcaaaacttgcattcatgtttatttacCGCAATTCAAACAcattgattttgtttacaagtctaatttaatcaagaaatcacataactgtctaggtcATGAGttctttgggaaacgatatttggtcttaccattttattattacttgatacgatttggtacagtTGTCGAAGTGTTAATACTACTTCACTATCATATTCATTTGTTGTGcatataaaatttatccaaCTGCAACCATTGTTGTGTGTAAACATCAACACCTCTTCGTTTAAAAGGGTAGCATAGATTGTATGAAATAACACATAATAACACAAAAAATACATGGAGAGGCTCAAAGGTTACTTGCACTATAATTCACCAAAACCCTAAACGAGGACAACCACTACTTACAATGACAAGCTAGAGGAAGAAGGGAATACACCACTACAGCACAACCAACACCACCAAGTATGATAGCCACCAACGACAAGCCACCAACGACGATGAAATCTTCGACGAATGCAAGCAGTCACAATAAGAGCTAggtcaacaacaaacaaaatggCGAGGTGCAGAGGATCCCAAGTGCAATGTAGAGAAAGGTTGGGAAGAAGTAAAATTGAAGCGCGAAACAGGTTTTGAAGAAGAACATTAAATATTCTATACCAGTTATAGTGAATAATCGGTATAGAAAAGCttcttcaatattaaaaaatatcactacatcactttttatattGCTTTTAGGTTTAACTagtatataaatgttatatttcattattattgttGCTTCATCTAGTTATGCTTAATAATAACTTCAACAAAGAATGTTATCACTTAAACATCATAAACATCTTGCTAGTCATTTGAGTAAACTCTTTACACTCGAGTTTGATAATGTTCTCTTGAATGTCTCTTAATGCTTAAGCAAGATGcgaaaaaataacttttattaaatttcaaaacatattctCTAAGTCCAGATTTTAGTTACACTAAGTTATTACAAATTTATCATACctaatataattcaaattgaCTATTCAAACTAAATTTTACAATCAACACATAAAAaccatataataatataaatatatagtccaaaatcaaatttaaataatttcaataccACTATCATTCGATCAACTTTTAGTATCCAAAAAGAAAGGAATTTCAACTTGAATAACTACTTTTTATCTTAGAGTTACTTTACTTCAAGTAATAACtaaaaggaattgaaaatataCTAAAATCTTAGAGTCCTAACAAAATATcatcaaacaaattaaattcatacaaaaaaatattttaactggtagaacaatttttttttaaaaaaaacttaatataataCGTGAAATTTCTAGTAGACTagagaaaaagaattaaagatatttgagtaagaaaatattcattcaaaaataaattttaatttgtcctttaatttgtttatttgtggtaagatttatttaaaaagcgtaacatctcatttaatattggataactattaaataaaatactatagATAGTGATtgataatcaataattaaaagaaataattacaCAACTATTATATTACAATCATCCACATTAGTATGTATTAAGTATAAAAAGTCATATATACATACTAAGAGGAACtagaatttttcaaaagaaaaggaTTACACATAACAGAAACTAATTCTACATTATGTTGTCGCATCTCCCTCATCCTACACTAGATCAATTAGAACATTTTCATCAGTCACActattaaggtgatcattacaaacaaaaacagaacataaacaaacaaaaatagatGAAAGGGTCATACAACATGTATAGAGATATTaacacataaatatttatatcaacAAATCCTAGTACATGCAATCATTCATACTAGACTCAACCACCCAGATACATGTATCGATATCAAACTTAGACGAGTTATGCACATGTGGTGACCTCTACTTCTCTATAgagtcattgtcaatgggtttcacccgaccacacacaaggttagtttgtTAATATCTTTGGCCAAAGTAAAGCCCTTAAACAAGGACCTCCTCCTTTTCTTAACACATACCCTACCCAAATCTACTTGAGATTGGATAGTTATTAGAGCGACATAATAACTCCTAATACGAAATCTAtacatcaatacatacactATGAAAACACTACAAGACACTTCTCCTTGAACTTCCTTCCCCAACATTTACCATACATACTCACCACTATGTTAACAAtccataataatattaaacataCATCATATCCATAGTAATCCATCTCACACAAACCAAAACATTAGAAAATCACAACATATACACTAACACTCAGAAGTGGTGATCAACGCTGGACCATTCATAAAAGGTAGAGCTTAATGATAGTCTTGTCACTCAACGTCATTTTTCTCGCAAAATGTTTTTCTCATAAAACGTCGGGTTCAATGACACCCTTCTACCACTCAACGGCCtgtaattaaattgttttataccTGCAataaaaagtgccgctcagtggtgCCATACCATCTCTCAGGGCCAAAGCATTCGTATTTTTGCACTCTCAGCGGTGTGAatagggatggcaaaaaaacTCGTACCCGTAGGTATCCACGGATAAAATCTGCTACGGGTATTTACTACCCGCGAAAAAAGGTACCCGTGGGTATTTTCATACCCTCTTGTTAACGGGTTGGGTTCGGGTATCAAACTATCCGTACCCGCGGGTATCCGCTATCCgttagaaaaatgaaattacaattttatcctttagtttttttttctaagttttcaATTAGGCTTTCTTTTCTATAATCTTCTGTAAAATTGGGCCAAGCCCAAAtccctttttagggtttttttccAAATAAGAGTAACATCCACCTTTAGGGTTTCTTCTTCAAATCAGAATGCCTCATTCCTCATCGAGTTGGCCGCCTTCTATCGCTCCGACTTCACAGACGGTGGAGCATAAGATTTTTGTGATGCTTTCGACCTCTACAA
Protein-coding sequences here:
- the LOC108321927 gene encoding uncharacterized protein LOC108321927 gives rise to the protein MNNKAPLRHPSLITHLCEIAGVNISTPLVERPRKAIVEAYYRQYCGGDEAAQTVPPRQSSRRTGPSQAHALPHDAKPFHMRDMYMSLMEDRLQSIHRGQASGARAAKAPPMDDDDEDNDDDFEDAEEEEGEEEDSDDSMR